The following are encoded together in the Monodelphis domestica isolate mMonDom1 chromosome 5, mMonDom1.pri, whole genome shotgun sequence genome:
- the LOC103101525 gene encoding maestro heat-like repeat-containing protein family member 1 isoform X7 → MEKMQEYMNVSEEKWNPNNSGKNFESFLEAIQKASEQLPDTTSQILSFLERKILSCKRISSFTSLNIIETITNYLLNMNPEKEQEEKAVAVLLAIGIHSPKMVISIFLDQINTQSQPLPSLLRTVAKLLHYQGVASYLGATWNCVLRLLRKASTEEEKLGLCNLINALAVSVLKHIDLGSDEETMGIKKELVSFKACLTIRVLFNRWSLNTTDKVTESTLSILGDLFFLISPPKLKCQVCWLIRRLLNLSKAGVKPFYITQCLCQLLEAVAASGSGGKNLESKLDDLVVLLSWQVTLKVVDTDSQSVQNQKMALKSFHMMTRLYHQQMAKLFLKSMECKDEQKVITTLNIFRDVFQEVPQTMELKNDVMQTTLNLIKEDSKVVRLPLLHFIEKLGVCNYFTLQQGDIIINHLINLSQIGSTTVDEETRDLSINILHLVSLPKLIYLLCQPMTPMAFVPLCKTATDIAMKAQTMGQPPYLSSYHLNPINNPSPQLIFANLLLSSLMPYKAKEFGKISLLLLYVLHPLSSLHPVIHYKLGQVWMRNIPYMIQILEKHTEEEFVQENWEKRLLLFSHNTMVAIDDDSWMKELIKVVFEKIKSFTWLQQKNEKFFLYRLVGYILKTSEDYNFVYTILYDILYITQEEELESQGIGDAIGIVATSHLQTVLNVLQDYSSILTNKKTSLLLKLSKELRHKEWLKACNTIYIAYSRILKEIKLDIGPQGDLILSLTINHYQNCIIEKNKDLKLNYLNYLVKLTSILANLDHLGFLFSYKVKMIYFMMEMMKQEPTTSISSSVRQKAMIIISNLRKLHPALTLEDRKELLRVSFKSIVGLPPLEVMQADVPLKESQSVATLFRDTLQVLRKMLQGLVMDMPTWVQNYVEFLEIWLSSQKDHERERALWCGVRILSFTAQMHNFDIDIEFSRLGRLVRLLAILCQDSVDNISFLASQALYSLYCIMLQKKKLNQLKEEVREDHPKKEGVYSPSVFHNNTSEIAKAFAEYFNPKELSSLVLAAMEGLTDNRAKISLASGKLVSALLEERGKDMLKVDQIVDSIYDKLKFQLEPATRMELLQAICSLAGNNTCNVMPMLLKRPLPWEKAPPHGSGASSGSIAIRSHNLCIPGSCRINMELWRVFGTKRKTTINVLQMLLSILEERRYKQSYQEISFRHVAVTCALCEMLSGTESRLAVLEFCPRLLLAILNHLYWVIEQNVPQNMVVYCKEDIRGTKTMILDPVSCALEAIKTMLIAAEYYDVVSYADQHRGWDLLSSPKYYYMGIIELTSNPWTPVSHPSGIVRNCDSSILHRVMDHVKPLLYSMDDRQKVMARALFVQKL, encoded by the exons AATCCAGAGAAAGAGCAGGAAGAAAAAGCTGTTGCTGTTCTATTAGCTATAGGAATCCACAGCCCCAAAATGGTTATTAGTATTTTTTTGGATCAAATTAACACGCAAAGCCAGCCCCTACCAAGTCTTCTTCGGACGGTGGCGAAACTTCTCCACTATCAAG GTGTAGCATCCTACCTTGGTGCTACATGGAACTGTGTTCTACGTCTCCTGAGAAAAGCCtcaactgaagaagaaaaactgggaTTATGTAATT TGATCAATGCATTGGCTGTTAGTGTCCTTAAACACATTGATCTGGGCAGTGATGAAGAGACCATGGGCATCAAAAAGGAGCTGGTATCCTTTAAGGCATGCTTGACCATCCGAGTGCTCTTTAATCGCTGGTCCTTGAACACCACAGACAAG GTGACTGAAAGTACCTTGAGCATATTGGGAGacctcttctttctcatctcacCACCAAAGTTGAAATGTCAAGTATGCTGGCTAATTCGTCGTCTTTTGAACCTGAGCAAAGCAGGTGTGAAGCCCTTCTACATTACTCAG TGTCTCTGCCAGCTCCTGGAAGCTGTGGCTGCCAGCGGGTCTGGGGGTAAGAATCTGGAGTCGAAGCTGGATGACCTTGTGGTGCTGTTGTCATGGCAG GTGACTTTGAAAGTTGTCGATACAGATTCACAGTCAGTTCAGAACCAAAAAATGGCCCTCAAGTCCTTCCACATGATGA CACGGCTATACCACCAACAGATGGCAAAGTTGTTCCTGAAGAGCATGGAGTGCAAGGATGAACAAAAGGTCATAACAACCCTCAACATCTTCCGAGATGTATTCCAGGAGG TGCCCCAGACCATGGAACTAAAGAATGACGTGATGCAGACCACTCTAAATCTAATAAAGGAGGACTCCAAAGTA GTACGGTTGCCTCTACtacattttattgaaaaattagGTGTGTGTAACTATTTCACCCTGCAACAAGGCGATATAATTATCAACCATCTCATCAATCTCAGTCAGATTGGATCCACCACA gTTGACGAAGAAACCCGGGATTTGTCCATCAATATCCTCCATCTG GTGTCCCTGCCCAAGCTGATATATTTGTTGTGTCAGCCTATGACCCCCATGGCATTTGTGCCCCTCTGCAAGACTGCCACTGACATCGCAATGAAGGCTCAGACCATGGGACAGCCCCCCTACCTTAGCAGCTACCATCTTAACC CCATCAATAACCCTTCCCCACAACTGATCTTTGCCAACCTTCTG CTATCTTCATTGATGCCATATAAAGCAAAGGAATTTGGCAAAATCTCCCTTTTGCTGTTGTATGTTCTCCATCCTCTCAGCTCCCTGCATCCCGTGATCCACTACAAATTGGGCCAAGTGTGGATGAGAAATATTCCTTATATGATTCAGATTTTGGAGA AACACACCGAAGAGGAATTTGTTCAGGAAAATTGGGAGAAAAGGCTGCTTTTA TTTTCACATAATACCATGGTGGCCATTGATGATGACTCCTGGATGAAGGAATTAATCAAAGTGGTATTTGAGAAGATCAAAAGCTTCACATGGTTGCAACAGAAGAATGAGAAA tTCTTCTTATACAGACTTGTTGGTTACATTCTGAAGACTTCTGAGGACTATAACTTTGTATACACAATATTGTATGATATTCTATATATCACTCAAGAGGAAGAGTTGGAAAGCCAG GGCATTGGTGATGCTATTGGTATTGTGGCTACCAGCCATCTTCAGACAGTCCTCAATGTACTTCAAGATTATAGCAGTATACTTACCAATAAGAAGACATCCCTTCTCTTAAAGCTCAGCAAA GAACTTCGACATAAGGAGTGGTTAAAAGCCTGCAACACTATCTATATTGCCTATAgcaggattttaaaagaaatcaagctCGATATTGGTCCCCAGGGAGACCTCATCTTATCTTTAACCATAAATCACTACCAAAATTGTATCATAGAAAAG AATAAGGACCTGAAGCTGAATTATCTGAATTACCTGGTAAAGTTAACAAGCATCTTGGCAAACCTGGATCACTTAGGCTTCCTTTTCTCCTACAAAGTGAAGATGATCTACTTCATGATG GAAATGATGAAACAGGAGCCAACAACTTCCATCTCCAGTTCTGTTAGGCAGAAGGCAATGATAATCATCTCAAATCTCAG gaAGCTGCACCCCGCCTTAACTCTAGAAGACAGGAAGGAACTGCTCAGAGTTAGCTTTAAAAGCATTGTTGGTCTGCCTCCGTTAGAGGTTATGCAGGCGGATGTACCATTAAAGGAGTCCCAATCTGTCGCG ACTCTGTTCCGGGACACATTGCAGGTTCTACGGAAGATGTTGCAGGGGTTGGTCATGGATATGCCAACATGGGTCCAGAACTATGTGGAG tTTCTGGAAATCTGGCTCAGTTCTCAGAAGGACCATGAGAGGGAACGAGCCTTGTGGTGTGGCGTTCGCATCCTCAGTTTCACTGCCCAGATGCATAATTTTGAT ATTGACATTGAGTTCTCCCGGCTGGGGCGACTGGTGAGGCTTCTGGCCATACTTTGCCAAGATTCGGTGGACAACATTAGCTTCCTGGCCTCACAGGCTCTTTACAGTCTCTACTGCATCATGCTACAGAAGAAAA AGTTGAATCAGCTTAAGGAGGAGGTACGGGAAGACCATCCCAAGAAAGAAGGTGTCTACAGTCCCTCTGTGTTCCATAATAACACTTCTGAGATTGCTAAG GCTTTTGCAGAATACTTCAACCCAAAGGAGCTCAGCAGCCTAGTATTGGCTGCCATGGAGGGTTTAACTGACAACAGGGCCAAGATCTCTCTGGCTTCAGGGAAACTTGTGAGTGCTCTtctagaggagagagggaaagacatgTTAAAG GTTGATCAAATTGTTGATAGCATCTATGATAAATTGAAATTCCAGTTGGAACCAGCCACAAGAATGGAGTTACTGCAAGCCATCTGTTCACTTGCAGGCAACAACACCTGCAATGTAATGCCTATGCTGCTGAAGCGTCCACTTCCTTGGGAAAA GGCTCCTCCTCATGGGTCTGGGGCCAGCTCTGGGAGTATAGCCATCAGGTCGCACAATTTATGCATCCCTGGATCCTGCAGAATCAACATGGAACTATGGAGAGTTTTTGGCACCAAGAGGAAGACCACAATCAACGTCCTCCAGATGCTTCTATCTATCTTGGAAGAGAGGCGCTATAAGCAGAGCTACCAGGAGATATCTTTCCGTCATGTGGCG GTGACCTGTGCCCTGTGCGAGATGTTGTCAGGGACAGAGTCCAGGCTGGCTGTGCTGGAGTTCTGCCCCCGGCTTCTGCTGGCTATCCTAAATCATTTATATTGGGTGATTGAGCAGAATGTCCCCCAGAATATGGTGGTGTACTGTAAGGAGGACATCAGAGGCACCAAGACCATGATCCTTGATCCTGTCAG TTGTGCATTGGAAGCTATCAAGACCATGTTGATAGCTGCTGAGTATTATGATGTTGTGTCCTATGCTGACCAGCACCGTGGCTGGGATCTATTATCCAGTCCCAAGTATTACTACATGGGAATCATTGAGTTAACAAG caacCCTTGGACTCCTGTGTCCCATCCCAGTGGCATAGTGAGGAACTGTGACTCCAGTATTCTGCATCGAGTTATGGACCACGTCAAGCCACTCCTGTACAGTATGGATGATAGGCAGAAGGTCATGGCTAGGGCTTTGTTTGTCCAG aagctatag